From the genome of Streptomyces sp. NBC_01304:
TGAGGGACAGATAGGCGACGTCGGTACGCAGCAGAAGTCGCGCCCGGTGCACGATGGCCCGCAGCACGGCGTCCACGTCACGCAGCGCGGCGAGGTCGCCGGCCGTGTCGAACAGCGCGGTCAACTCCGTCTCGCGGCGGCGGTGTTCGCTCATGGTGCGGCGGATCTGCAGGGCCGTGTCGGTCGCCTCGTCGATGGCCGCCAGTTCGCCGACGCCCGCCCCGCGTGCCCGCGCCGCCGTGGCGGGCCGGGCGAAGTCCTCGGCAGGGGCGTTGTCGGCAAGCAGGTTCAGCAGGTTGAGCAGCTCCCGCGACGCATTGTGTGCCGGGGTCCGGTCCCCGACCGGATGTGGGTTCGGCACAGGGCATCACCTCCAGGGTGGTCCGGCTCGCCATGGCGTCGTCCCGTACGCCATGGCGAGCAGGTGGTGCGTTGGCGCTTGGCGCGGAGCGTCAGGTTCCGATCTTCGCCGAGGCGGCGCCCACCGACGCGTCGGCGGGGGCGGCACGGCGCCGGGTGAGGCTGCGGCCCCGGGTCTCCTTGGCCACGAACACGGCCACCGTGGTGATCACCACCGTGACGCAGAGGTAGAGGGAGACCGGGGTGGCGGAGCCGTAGTCCTTGAGCAGTTCGACGGCGACGATCGGGGCGAGCGCGCCGCCGATGATGGACGCCAGCTGCGAGCCCATGGAGGCACCCGAGTAGCGGACCTCGGTGTCGAACATCTCCGAGATGAAGGCCGCCTGCGGCCCGTACATCGCGCCGTGCAGCAGCAGTCCCACGGTGACCGCGAGGGTGATCACCGCGAAGGACTTGGAATCGAGCAGCGCGAAGAAGGCGAACGCCCACGCCGCCATGCCGATCGAGCCGATCAGCGTCACCGGACGCCTGCCGATCCGGTCGGACAGCGCACCCCAGGCCGGGATGGTGACGAAGTGCACCGCGGAGCCGATCAGTACCGCGTTCAGGGCGGTGCTCTTGGGCAGTTCCAGATGGGTGGTGACGTACACCAGGAGGAACGCGGTGAGGATGTAGTACGAGACGTTCTCGCCGAGCCGGGTGCCGATCGCCGTCAGTACGCCGCGCCAGTTGTGCCGGAACACCTCGACGATCGGTGTCTGCTCCTTGACGCCCGCCGCCGCCTTCTCCTCGGCCTTGGCCTGGGCTTTGGCCTGGGCCTCCAGGAAGACCGGGGACTCCGACACCGATACGCGTATCCACAGCCCGATCACGACGAGCACCCCGGAGAGCAGGAACGGGACGCGCCAGCCCCAGGCCAGGAAGGTCTCCTCCGACTGGACGGCCGCGAGGAGCGCGAGTACGCCGGTGGCCAGCATGTTTCCGCCCGGGGCGCCGGCCTGCGGCCAGGAGGCCCAGAAGCCGCGGTGCTCGTCGCCGCCGTGCTCGGAGACGATCAGCACCGCACCGCCCCATTCCCCGCCGAGGGCGAAGCCCTGGATCAGGCGGAGCACCGTGAGCAGGACCGGGGCGCCCACGCCGATCGAGGAGTGGGTGGGCAGCAGGCCCATGGCGAAGGTCGCGCCGCCCATCATCATCAGGCTGAGCACGAGCAGCTTCTTGCGGCCGATCCGGTCTCCGAAGTGGCCGAAGACGAGCCCGCCGAGCGGCCGGGCGGCGAAGCCGATGGCGTAGGTGAGGAAGGCGAGCAGCGTACCGACCAAGGGGTCGCTGTCCGGGAAGAACAGGGTGTTGAAGACGAGCGCGGCCGCGGAGCCGTAGAGGAAGAAGTCGTACCACTCGATGGTGGTGCCGATCAGGCTGGCGGCGACGATGCGGCCGAGACCGCCCGGGGTGCGCTGGTTGGCCATGGTGGGTTCACCGTTTCTCGAAGCGAACGGGAGCGGGAGGGGGGAAGGGGGAAGCGAGCGGAGAGCGAGAAAGGAGCAAGTGGGGAAGCAGGCGGGGAGTTTCAGCCGGCGGTCCAGCCTCCGTCCAGGGGCAGCGAGGCGCCGGTGACGAAGCCGCTGTGCGGGCCGCACAGCCACAGCGCGGCGGCCGCGACCTCGTGCGGTTCGATGAGCCGCTTGACGGCGGAGTTCTTCAGCAGCACATCGGAGATCACCTCGTCGGGGTCGATGCCGTGCACCTCGGCCTGGGCGGCGATCTGCCGCTCGACCAACGGGGTGCGTACGTAGGCGGGGTTGAGGCAGTTGCTGGTCACGCCGTGCGTCGCGCCCTCCAGGGCGGTGACCTTGCTCAGCCCCTCCAGGGCGTGCTTCGCGGTGACGTAGGCGGACTTGAAGGCGCTGGCCCGCAGGCCGTGCACGCTGGAGACGTTGACCACGCGACCCCACCCCTGGGCATACATGTGCGGCAGGGTCTGCTTCAGGAGCAGGAAGGGCGCGGTGACCATCACCTTCTGGATCAGGTCGAACCGCTCGGCGGGGAACTCCTCGATGGGCGCGACGTGTTGGAGCCCGGCGTTGTTGACCAGGATGTCGATCCCGGTGGGCAGGGCCCCGATCGCCGCGGTGTCGGCGAGGTCCGTGTGATGTGCCGTGCCGCCGATGTCGGCGGCCACGATCTTGGCCGAATCCGCGTCCAGGTCCACCACGTGCACCGCCGCCCCCGCGGCGGCCAGGGCCGTCGCGCAGGCTCGCCCGATGCCGCTGCCGGCACCGGTCACCAGGGCTGTGCGACCTGTCAGGTCGCGTGTGTATCCGCTTGTCATGGCCGGAAACGTAAGGGGCATCCAACGGCTGGACCCATGTGTGTGAACAACACATTGAGAGGGAAGATTGTGGCGCCGACCGACACACGTCGGTCGGCGCCACAGCCAGGCCAGCCAGGCCAGTCGGGCCAGTCAGGCCAGTCGGGTCAGGAACAGCTGCCGTCAGCAATGACGTAATAGCCTGCCGGTGATTCCTTCAGAGTGTGGGTCACCGCCATGTTGTAGAGCCCCATCTTCTCGTTCGAGCCCTTGGCGTAGACGTAACCACCGCTGGTGGTGGCCCGCCCGGCCGTCACCTGGGCGTAGTTGCTCGCCGTCCAGCACGCCACCGGGTCGGGCGTCGGCGTACCGCCGGGGTCCGGGGTCGATCCGGTCAGGCCGAAGAACTCGGTGACGTAATAACTGGAACAGATCGAGTCCAGGAAGTACGCGCCGGCCTGCCCGCACTGCTGCGCGCCCGGGCCCGGGTCGACCGGGGTGCCGTGTCCGATGCCGGGCACGCGGTCGACCTCGACGGCCACCGAGCCGTCGGCTGCCAGGTACTGCTCCCTGCGGGTGTTGTCGGAGCCGATGGTGGACGTGCGGTCGGGGCTCTGGTCGAGGCCGTGCACGGCGGTCCACTGGTCGCGCAGCTCGTCGGCGTTCTTCGGCTTGACCGTCGGATCGCTGTCGCCGTGCCAGATCGCCACCCGCGGCCAGGGCCCGGTGTGGCCGGGGTAGGCGTCGGTGACGCGCTTGGCCCACTCGGCAGGCGTACGGTCGACGCCCGGATCC
Proteins encoded in this window:
- a CDS encoding MFS transporter — protein: MANQRTPGGLGRIVAASLIGTTIEWYDFFLYGSAAALVFNTLFFPDSDPLVGTLLAFLTYAIGFAARPLGGLVFGHFGDRIGRKKLLVLSLMMMGGATFAMGLLPTHSSIGVGAPVLLTVLRLIQGFALGGEWGGAVLIVSEHGGDEHRGFWASWPQAGAPGGNMLATGVLALLAAVQSEETFLAWGWRVPFLLSGVLVVIGLWIRVSVSESPVFLEAQAKAQAKAEEKAAAGVKEQTPIVEVFRHNWRGVLTAIGTRLGENVSYYILTAFLLVYVTTHLELPKSTALNAVLIGSAVHFVTIPAWGALSDRIGRRPVTLIGSIGMAAWAFAFFALLDSKSFAVITLAVTVGLLLHGAMYGPQAAFISEMFDTEVRYSGASMGSQLASIIGGALAPIVAVELLKDYGSATPVSLYLCVTVVITTVAVFVAKETRGRSLTRRRAAPADASVGAASAKIGT
- a CDS encoding 3-hydroxybutyrate dehydrogenase: MTSGYTRDLTGRTALVTGAGSGIGRACATALAAAGAAVHVVDLDADSAKIVAADIGGTAHHTDLADTAAIGALPTGIDILVNNAGLQHVAPIEEFPAERFDLIQKVMVTAPFLLLKQTLPHMYAQGWGRVVNVSSVHGLRASAFKSAYVTAKHALEGLSKVTALEGATHGVTSNCLNPAYVRTPLVERQIAAQAEVHGIDPDEVISDVLLKNSAVKRLIEPHEVAAAALWLCGPHSGFVTGASLPLDGGWTAG
- a CDS encoding extracellular catalytic domain type 1 short-chain-length polyhydroxyalkanoate depolymerase; this translates as MPIRTARRLVTVSALAVAAALAAVAALFAPAPSAQAAAVGLEKVANFGANPGALNMYVYRPAELPANAPVVVALHGCTQDAQTYADNSGLTTFADRHKFLLVFGETTSSNNISKCFNWFQATDNRRGQGEAASIRQMVAHAVSAYGGDASRAYVTGLSAGGAMTSVMLATYPDVFKAGAVIAGLPYDCTKDSGAYTCMDPGVDRTPAEWAKRVTDAYPGHTGPWPRVAIWHGDSDPTVKPKNADELRDQWTAVHGLDQSPDRTSTIGSDNTRREQYLAADGSVAVEVDRVPGIGHGTPVDPGPGAQQCGQAGAYFLDSICSSYYVTEFFGLTGSTPDPGGTPTPDPVACWTASNYAQVTAGRATTSGGYVYAKGSNEKMGLYNMAVTHTLKESPAGYYVIADGSCS